In the Topomyia yanbarensis strain Yona2022 chromosome 3, ASM3024719v1, whole genome shotgun sequence genome, one interval contains:
- the LOC131689151 gene encoding defensin-C-like has translation MRSVGAISLACLCLIAAISMGNGYPQELADQVQAYTNTLFDELPEESYQAAEENYRLKRATCDLLSGFGVGDSACAAHCIARRNRGGYCNSKKVCVCRN, from the exons ATGCGCTCAGTTGGTGCAATTTCTTTGGCCTGTCTGTGCCTTATTGCTGCTATATCGATGGGTAATGGCTACCCCCAGGAACTGGCAGATCAAGTACAGGCCTATACCAACACTTTGT TCGATGAACTACCGGAGGAATCATATCAAGCTGCGGAGGAAAACTATCGTCTGAAGCGAGCCACCTGTGACCTACTAAGTGGATTCGGCGTCGGAGATAGTGCCTGTGCTGCGCATTGTATTGCCCGGCGGAATCGAGGCGGTTACTGTAACTCAAAGAAGGTCTGTGTTTGCCGAAATTGA